The Ptychodera flava strain L36383 chromosome 7, AS_Pfla_20210202, whole genome shotgun sequence DNA window AAAAAATAGCATCCTCCTTCGTGTCACTAAATGTTGAGAATTACTTTAGTTGTGTATTCCTCTCACAAATATTTCGAGTCATACTTCTTATATAGAGTATCATTATGTATTTTCATGTAAACCAATCTCACGAAAGCCAGGCTGCATCTCGTCATAagcaaaattattgttttcttcATGAGGCGGTACAAGATAAAAGAAAGAGACTATATTGAATGATATACAATTTCAAAGAGTAAACTCTGATACGGGTTGTTCAGTGTATCACCACACTACCATAATATACTAACGCGATCACTGTAACAAGCAAAAACGGTGTTCCGTTCGTATTTGTCATTTAAAATGTATGTACGTTAATCAGGATATAAAGAGTTTGTCTCAGAAAAGGAACCTCTATCAACAATGAAGTGTGAGGTATGTATTGTAaagtatgaacataaatatCATTGTCAGTGGGTCATCGGATTTGTGCTATTATGTGATGGGAGAGggactttattattattattattattattattattattattattattgttgttgttgttgttgttgttgttgttgttgtcgtcgttattattattgttattatcattattatttatttatttatttatttatttatttattaacagTTTTTGTTCCATGAGTCACCTACTTATTTTTCGTTTACTTCAGATAGCATTTCGAATACCCTATATTTTCTTCAGTAACGCAATTTGTCAGTGTTGTAAAAAACGTATCGTTACTGTTGTCCGAATTGAATTCTGATCCAAACCTGAATTTTTGGTTGTCAACACTTGCAATGCAGGACACAAATATAGGGTAGGTGATTCAACAGGCCGGGGGGAAATATACCTCAGCCTGGAAACCGTTACtgacacctctctctctctctctctctctctctctctctctctctctctctctctctcgataCAATTATGATTTGCATACGTAATGTACACACATAGAGACAGTAGAACAGTCTGTCCAGTCCAGGCCGTCAAGACACGTATATAACATTTCTAACGTTGAGGTCGCTCTCAGTTGAACTCGCAATGATCGGGACAGAATAGAAGACAACAACCACGcgtgacaacaacaacaacgtcaACAGGGAATTCCCCGAATGCGAAAACGAGGCTGTATGTTAATAATTTATTATGCTGTTTTCAGCGAACAAATAACGTATTGGAAAGTCCCAACATACAGCTGCGGCAAAGTACGGTCGCAAAAATGGCGACCATAAACGACTTCAACGATTATTTTCGGTCGCGGCTTGCCCTGCAGGAGGAAAGGGAAAATCAGCAGGTAAGAAAGATCGGTAAGGCTACTCCGTTCAATAGTATATCATCAATGAGAAGGACGGCGGCCATAGCAAGGACTGCACCAAGTGAACACGTACACGATCCCTATTTAAGAAGTAAGGGTGTAGTTGGTGCAGAGGTCTACGAAGAACCCAACCTAACAGACGAGTCAAAAATAGTAACAGATATAGTCCGAATAATATGCACCATTTACAGTGGTGTGGCCATCCTTTCTCAACTGATCGAAGCTGTCGGGAAATCTAAGGTGAGAGAGTATTTTGGCGACTCGAGGCCTGAGGTATTTTTCTCTCGACATCATCAAATATTTCAGCTCGAACGAATTGGCGGGTCGGACTTTAAGGTCAAAGTGACTAGTAAACTGCGGCTGTGCGATGACTATCGTACCAAAGATGGCTGCCGTAATAGCGATTGCATCGACATACACATATGTAAACTCTTTGTTCTCGGTACATGTCGTTATGGCAGCCGCGACACGAGTAGCCCAACCATGGGCACCAAAGCTGACGGACTCTGTAGGTTGTCGCACGCGTTCCAGTGCGATAAGCATAACAACCACGTTTTAAGAGAAAACGGACTGGATAATTTCGAAAGCGACGTACTGAAAATCATAATCAAGCAGAGTTGTCCTGACTCGTTTAAACCAGAGATATGCAGGTACTACAACACGCCAAGCGGGTGTCAGAAAAAATCTCACTGTCTGAATCTGCACATATGCCGGGACTACATCACCGCGCGCTGTAAGTACGGGCAGAAGTGCAAGTTCTCGCATCGCGTGTTCGACCCGCAGCCTAAAGGCGTCCTGCAGAAGTACGGCATTGACACGACCAGGCCACCTCGGGAAGTTATCCATATGTTGAAAAACGGCACATTCGAGCAAGATGAGAGGCCAGCAACCAGGGAAGCTGCGGAACCCGGAGCGAAAATGAATCGCGTCCCGTCAAATTCGAATCTCCCCGCCGCTCGTCCAGCCTCTCCAAGCCCCATAAAAGCTAAACCCACAGGAGTAGTGAAACCAAACGATGAAGCTGCGGAACCAGGATGCAATGTTGCTCCCACCCAAACCATCATCTGCATACACCACATCAGTGGAAGATGTAGCTATGGTAACCGCTGTGTCAAGCATCACTTCGACAAACCGTTCATGTGGCAGAAACTCGGAAGCGATGGTAAATGGGTGAATTTTGATGACAAGAGAAACGACATCTACGAGCAACAGTATTGCGATGTCAACGTGGAGAAATGTGACGGTTTCAAAGCTGGGtaagttttgaaagaaaaaaaaggtttGGCAAGAATGCTTGCTTTTAGGAATATATGCATCGTTTATCTAATGATTATTAACAAATAGCTAACTCAATCCTATGCACTAGAAGTTCAAAGAATAATAGCAGTGTTGATGCATAACTTCTGCGAGTTAAGCTCAACAACCTCTTTGCGATGCTGTAGGATCCAACGCGACGGAGGAGCTATCTGATGCTGACAGCGTGCGCCGGAGACGCACATGCTCTCTTTACAAAACTTTTATCATTTGCacagttttatttgcattttttatttgacTTTGCCATTTATACAACGTAAAACCGAAAGACTAGGTCTCATTTCATTCCATCGGCTAACACTTCGGCAATACGACGCTCCCGAAAAACACTGCAGGAAAGATGaccttcaaaattaaaaatgctggTCAGTTCTTGAGATTTGACTGAAAATCAGTAATTGCGCCTCGAAACTGATAGTTTCAACTTTAGCCGAGACTTTTCTTAGGGAAACTTAAAACTGTTGCCTtccataaatcaatcaatcaatcaatcaatcaatcaatcaatcaatcaatcaatcaatcaacaaaaataaagtCGCTGTGTAACCTTTGAAACTGCAGGGCGAAGCAAATTGACGTCAGGtctattgatatttttaaattgaaaatagctgctatcccagtgttaactcaaaagcgaaaataaaatttccaatttttatAAACAAAATTACGATGAATATTTCAGCCGTTCCACCAGCTTCAAAATGACTTAACCCACGCAGTATATGTCACTCAGGTATTGAAAGTATTCGAGAGTACGAATAAATTCCGACTTTAAGTCCGCGATGCGGATTCTACCTGAAATAGAACGAAATTACAAAGCGAACATACAGCCTACAGAATGCACTCACTTGGACAAAGAGGTTTATCTTTGTACAAACTCTTAaagtttcagatttttttactaaataCGAAGTGGCCGAGGCACTTCCAAACTCTGcgaaccaatttgcatttttgaagTCACTGGTCTCCGGCTGGCAATCGTATACATCGTATACGCCCCTGAGTTATTTGAATGTGTCTATGTGTTACCGTTCTACAATGTAAAATAGCCAAGAATCTAATAGTAAACTGCCCCATCAGCAACCATTGAGAAGCAATTTAATCCTGTGTGTGGCCTTAACCATCCGCGCTCTTGCGCCCATTTCATCATTTCTTGATTATGTGAATCATGCCGGCCGATCATATTGTCAGCTCCCATAATGCCAACATCGTTTTTAATCCATATTGCAAAGGTTGCGTGTAGAACGTTTCCTCGGCTGATGCAATAATCGTTTTTTGAACACAGGCAATAAAATTGCGAAATCTGCACCAAGCAAAATCGTGGGAGTGGAATTCAGACACCTCAAGGGTTCGACTCGAAACCTTTATGATGACGGGGCCTATAAATTATCGTTGTCTACTGCCTTTATCACGGAAAATATGATTCACACTTAGCCATAGTAAGGCAATTAGGCAAAGTCGGTCACAAACATTCGACGAACGTTTACTGTTACAGTGTAATGTAAATAGAAATCCCTGTCGTGATACTCTCCAACTTCCCTAAACGTTTTGAATTTTCGATATTTTCCTTCCGTTTATTCTTGCCTCACGAAGAGAGGTAAGAACAATATTGCTCTCCACTTTGAGATACCTATAAAGATGTAAAATCAGTTAATGATTAAACTTTTAATGTGTCTACGCATTGCAC harbors:
- the LOC139137342 gene encoding protein mono-ADP-ribosyltransferase PARP12-like, which produces MATINDFNDYFRSRLALQEERENQQVRKIGKATPFNSISSMRRTAAIARTAPSEHVHDPYLRSKGVVGAEVYEEPNLTDESKIVTDIVRIICTIYSGVAILSQLIEAVGKSKVREYFGDSRPEVFFSRHHQIFQLERIGGSDFKVKVTSKLRLCDDYRTKDGCRNSDCIDIHICKLFVLGTCRYGSRDTSSPTMGTKADGLCRLSHAFQCDKHNNHVLRENGLDNFESDVLKIIIKQSCPDSFKPEICRYYNTPSGCQKKSHCLNLHICRDYITARCKYGQKCKFSHRVFDPQPKGVLQKYGIDTTRPPREVIHMLKNGTFEQDERPATREAAEPGAKMNRVPSNSNLPAARPASPSPIKAKPTGVVKPNDEAAEPGCNVAPTQTIICIHHISGRCSYGNRCVKHHFDKPFMWQKLGSDGKWVNFDDKRNDIYEQQYCDVNVEKCDGFKAGVKNKVIDFEQMVDINLQVGKVSKLRRLTTITSVKARQHEKLATEWLWYWKDESQQWHQYGDQGGLGQTAGITSTDIELSYQDFIEKGTSNSMQFSAGGQNYTLYFAYMYQQNNQYKTKRDVRRRPKYRSESEIAALLRHMSQGLSAKVAGRASGIPGIGTGSIPKNWDKSAKDLGGFRLVSLAENGDTAGEYRQVAQKFQETMPHDLIVSVERVQNIELWKFLVRRQEAMKRWRTDKKVEVRHLFHGTSEKLLDVICRQNFDWRLCGSSTGTAYGKGSYFATSAKYSDAYTQTNNLYRKVFLARVIVGDYTQGRPDFVRPPAKDADDPFGQMYDSCVNNVSNPSIFVIFESSQVYPEYIITYMRHQELDNLMR